The genomic segment GCTTTTGATATCCTGGAAAAAGCTCATGTAGGGGTTACTCCTGGCATTGATTTTGGAAAAAACGGTGAAGGTTATCTGCGTTTTTCCTATGCCAATTCCCTGGAAAATATCACAAAAGGTTTGGACAGGCTGGAAAAATATTTAAAATCAGGGATAAAAATATAATGATTATAAAATCTTCGGACTTTGTTACCAGTGCTGTAAATCCTTTTCAATATCCGCCGCCTGATTTTCCTGAGATTGCATTTGCAGGCCGCTCCAATGTAGGAAAATCAACACTCATTAATACCCTGGTCAATAGAAAAAACCTGGTAAAAACAAGTTCAACACCTGGCAGAACCCAGCTTATTAATTTTTTTATTATAAATGAGCAGATTTCATTTGTTGATCTTCCAGGATATGGATATGCTAAAGTTCCTGTTGATGTGAAAAAAAAATGGGGGCCCATGATTGAAACCTATTTGTCAAAACGAGAAAATCTAAGGGCTGTGGTCTTAATTATGGACATCCGGCGTGTACCCAGGCAGGAAGAATTAAATTTTATTAACTGGCTGGAAAGATTTGCTATTCCTTTTATTCTGGTAGTCACAAAAACAGATAAACTTTCCAAAACAAAACAAATCAAGCAGCACACAATCATAGCTGATACCCTTGCGGCTGATAAAAACAATTTAATCTTATTTTCAGCTAAAACCCGTAAAGGACTGGATCATGTATGGACTG from the Desulfonema limicola genome contains:
- the yihA gene encoding ribosome biogenesis GTP-binding protein YihA/YsxC; this translates as MIIKSSDFVTSAVNPFQYPPPDFPEIAFAGRSNVGKSTLINTLVNRKNLVKTSSTPGRTQLINFFIINEQISFVDLPGYGYAKVPVDVKKKWGPMIETYLSKRENLRAVVLIMDIRRVPRQEELNFINWLERFAIPFILVVTKTDKLSKTKQIKQHTIIADTLAADKNNLILFSAKTRKGLDHVWTAIQEKIK